The following coding sequences are from one Bacteroidota bacterium window:
- a CDS encoding tetratricopeptide repeat protein, with protein MKTKMQKYEWRATAPNIQTFKVLKTLKVYNSPVRLFVIRLFCISLISLYLIPYSSHAQNARIDSLLSLLKKDKEDTNKVNHLNALSEQLWRQGDYQPALQYANEAITLNEKVRKRESGKVRQGESGRLTLSLSRSLAATHSNIGIIYTQQGNYPDALKEYFAALKIREEILERSGNPDSKAYREAQKGIATSHNNIGIIYRNQGNYPDALKEHFAALKTFEEIGNKNAIATSHNNIGEIYMEQATSPLTPLQKRGELFTDALKEHFASLKIREEIGDKDGIATSHINIGETYLKQGRAKEGKEELQKGLELSKAIGSKERIKESYAGLAEADSAIASRQSAIGNWQGASEHFSSAYNNYKLYIIYKDSILNEENTKKTVRAQMKFEFDKKDAASKAEQEKKDAIAAEEKRKQKIITYSISGGLLLVLLLAFFIFRGYRQKQKANKELADKNTVIEEQKKIVEEKNKDITDSINYASRIQGALLTSDNFIGKHLKEYFILFKPKDVVSGDFYWANYTAGSFLLCCGDCTGHGVPGAFMSLLNISILNEVTVERKITEPHLILNEAREEIIRALNLEGSAVTQQDGMDCILMSFRFEVSGLKLEYSAANNAPVLIHDGKIIQLEADNMPVGLSERKHPFTHRAIEPSTINHLALNPDFIGKPSTIYLYTDGYADQFGGPKGKKFKYKQLNELLLAISDKGFTEQKEILNKTFDEWKGGMEQVDDVLLIGIRV; from the coding sequence ATGAAAACCAAAATGCAGAAGTACGAATGGCGCGCAACCGCGCCAAACATTCAAACCTTCAAGGTTTTGAAAACCTTGAAGGTTTACAACAGCCCTGTTCGGTTGTTCGTCATTCGGCTGTTTTGTATTTCCCTTATTTCCCTATACCTTATTCCTTATTCCTCCCACGCGCAGAATGCGCGGATTGATTCTCTCCTCTCCCTCCTCAAAAAAGATAAAGAGGATACGAACAAAGTGAACCACCTCAACGCTTTGAGCGAGCAATTATGGAGACAAGGCGATTACCAACCCGCTTTGCAATATGCCAATGAAGCCATTACGCTCAATGAGAAAGTGAGAAAACGGGAAAGCGGGAAAGTGAGACAAGGAGAAAGCGGGCGGCTCACTCTCTCACTCTCCCGTTCACTTGCCGCTACTCACAGCAACATCGGAATTATTTATACACAGCAAGGCAATTACCCCGATGCGCTAAAAGAGTATTTCGCTGCCTTGAAAATAAGAGAAGAAATCTTGGAGCGAAGCGGAAATCCCGATAGCAAAGCGTATCGGGAGGCGCAAAAAGGCATTGCAACTTCTCACAACAACATCGGAATTATTTATCGGAATCAAGGCAATTACCCCGATGCGCTCAAAGAGCATTTCGCTGCCCTGAAAACCTTTGAAGAAATTGGTAACAAAAATGCCATTGCCACTTCTCACAACAACATCGGAGAAATTTATATGGAGCAAGCCACCTCACCCCTAACCCCTCTCCAAAAGAGAGGGGAACTTTTCACCGATGCGCTCAAAGAGCATTTCGCTTCCTTGAAAATCAGAGAAGAAATCGGAGACAAAGATGGCATTGCCACTTCTCACATCAACATCGGAGAAACATATCTAAAGCAAGGGCGGGCAAAAGAAGGAAAAGAAGAACTGCAAAAGGGCTTGGAGTTAAGCAAGGCAATAGGCAGCAAGGAGAGGATTAAAGAAAGTTACGCAGGGCTTGCGGAGGCGGATAGCGCAATAGCCAGTCGGCAATCGGCAATCGGCAATTGGCAAGGGGCAAGCGAACATTTCAGCAGCGCCTACAACAATTACAAACTCTACATTATATATAAGGATAGTATCCTGAACGAAGAGAACACCAAAAAAACTGTGCGCGCGCAAATGAAGTTTGAGTTTGATAAGAAGGATGCCGCATCAAAAGCGGAGCAGGAAAAGAAAGATGCCATTGCCGCTGAAGAAAAAAGAAAACAAAAAATAATTACCTATTCCATCAGCGGTGGCTTGTTATTAGTGTTGCTGCTTGCGTTTTTTATTTTCAGAGGATACCGCCAGAAACAAAAAGCAAACAAAGAACTTGCTGATAAAAACACAGTGATTGAAGAACAAAAGAAAATAGTGGAAGAAAAAAACAAAGACATTACCGACAGCATCAACTACGCCTCGCGCATACAGGGCGCACTGCTCACCAGCGATAACTTCATCGGCAAACACCTCAAAGAATATTTCATCCTCTTCAAGCCAAAAGATGTGGTGAGCGGTGATTTTTACTGGGCGAACTATACAGCCGGTTCTTTTCTCCTCTGCTGTGGCGATTGCACGGGGCATGGCGTGCCGGGCGCGTTCATGAGTTTGCTGAACATTTCCATTCTCAACGAAGTTACGGTGGAAAGAAAAATCACCGAGCCGCATCTTATTCTCAATGAGGCGCGCGAAGAAATCATCCGCGCCCTGAACCTCGAAGGCAGTGCCGTAACGCAGCAGGACGGAATGGACTGCATTCTGATGAGTTTCAGGTTTGAAGTTTCAGGTTTAAAGTTAGAATACAGTGCAGCCAACAACGCGCCCGTTCTCATTCACGATGGAAAAATTATTCAACTCGAAGCCGACAACATGCCCGTTGGCTTGAGCGAGCGCAAACATCCCTTCACGCACAGGGCTATTGAACCATCAACCATTAACCATCTTGCTCTGAATCCCGATTTCATCGGGAAACCATCAACCATTTACTTGTACACCGATGGCTATGCCGACCAGTTTGGCGGACCCAAAGGAAAAAAATTCAAGTACAAGCAACTCAATGAACTGTTATTAGCGATTAGCGATAAGGGATTTACAGAGCAGAAAGAAATTCTGAATAAAACATTTGACGAATGGAAAGGCGGCATGGAGCAGGTTGACGATGTCTTGCTGATAGGTATCAGGGTTTAG
- a CDS encoding tetratricopeptide repeat protein, giving the protein MKTKMQKYEWRATAPNIQTFKVLKTLKVYNSPVRLFVLRLLCSSLIPLYLIPYSSHAQNAKTDSLLLLLKKDKEDTNKVNHLYQLTRECELTGDYEKGLNYGNESLQLARKLNFKKGIANAYNNSANIFRYQANYLQALDYYLKALKIDEELKNKKAIAMRLGNIGNVYRNQSDYAKALDYYFRALKMKEEFGNKLGVAITLGNIGIVYDEEATIVSPDSIAERNRLYTKALDYYFRALKIDEELGNKHEIANALGNIGIVYREQATNNKSQFTRDSLYAKSLDYYSMALKTDEELGDKNGMAADLGNIGSLYTKKGQETRNEEQKKKFFTDAEKYLQDALKLCREIESQDYERIFEESLSELYSHLPTPNYKLSLEHYKKGMALKDTIFSQENKKQLVRKEMNYEFEKQQAAQKAEQEKKDAVAEAESRKQKIIRNSIAGGLCGVLVFFLIVYRQRNRIAKEKKRSDELLLNILPAETAEELKLTGHAEPKQFDMVTVLFTDFKGFTQIAEKLSAKELVSELDFLFKKFDEIISKYPIEKIKTIGDSYMCAGGLPVANTTNAMDVTLAAVQIQQFMEEHNQQQTTNNKPAFQIRIGIHTGPIVAGIVGIKKFSYDIWGDTVNTASRMESSGEAGKVNVSGSTYELVKDKFNCIYRGEIEAKHKGKIKMYFVERA; this is encoded by the coding sequence ATGAAAACCAAAATGCAGAAGTACGAATGGCGCGCAACCGCGCCAAACATTCAAACCTTCAAGGTTTTGAAAACCTTGAAGGTTTACAACAGCCCTGTTCGGTTGTTCGTCCTTCGGCTGTTGTGTAGTTCCCTTATTCCCCTATACCTTATACCTTATTCCTCCCACGCGCAGAATGCGAAAACCGATTCCCTTTTACTCCTCCTCAAAAAAGACAAAGAGGATACGAACAAAGTAAACCACCTCTATCAATTAACCCGCGAATGTGAATTAACAGGCGACTATGAAAAAGGATTGAACTACGGAAATGAATCCTTGCAACTTGCCCGCAAACTGAATTTCAAAAAAGGCATTGCAAATGCGTATAACAATAGTGCCAATATTTTTCGGTATCAGGCAAATTATCTCCAAGCCCTTGACTATTATCTCAAAGCATTAAAGATTGATGAGGAATTAAAAAACAAAAAAGCAATTGCCATGCGCCTCGGCAACATCGGAAATGTCTATCGTAATCAATCCGACTATGCCAAAGCATTGGACTATTATTTCAGGGCGTTGAAAATGAAAGAAGAATTTGGAAATAAATTGGGAGTTGCAATTACTCTCGGCAACATCGGAATTGTTTATGACGAAGAAGCGACTATAGTGAGTCCCGATAGCATTGCGGAGCGAAACCGACTTTACACCAAAGCATTGGACTATTATTTCAGAGCATTGAAAATAGATGAAGAACTTGGGAATAAACATGAAATTGCAAACGCTCTGGGCAACATTGGAATTGTTTATAGAGAGCAAGCAACAAATAACAAATCACAATTCACAAGAGATTCTTTATACGCCAAATCCCTTGACTATTATTCCATGGCATTGAAAACAGATGAAGAACTTGGAGATAAAAACGGAATGGCAGCAGACCTTGGCAACATCGGCTCGCTTTATACAAAAAAGGGACAAGAAACAAGGAATGAGGAACAAAAGAAAAAATTCTTTACTGATGCGGAAAAATATTTGCAGGATGCATTAAAGTTGTGTCGGGAAATTGAATCGCAGGATTATGAAAGGATATTTGAAGAATCTCTCAGCGAACTCTACTCCCATCTGCCAACTCCCAACTACAAACTATCTCTTGAGCATTACAAAAAAGGAATGGCGTTAAAAGATACTATTTTCAGTCAGGAAAATAAAAAACAATTAGTGCGTAAGGAAATGAACTACGAGTTTGAAAAGCAGCAGGCAGCGCAAAAAGCCGAGCAGGAAAAGAAAGATGCCGTAGCAGAAGCAGAAAGCCGCAAGCAAAAAATAATCCGCAACTCCATTGCAGGAGGTTTGTGTGGAGTGCTTGTATTTTTCCTTATTGTATATCGCCAGCGCAACCGCATCGCCAAAGAAAAAAAGCGCTCGGATGAATTGCTGCTGAATATTCTCCCTGCTGAAACAGCCGAAGAACTGAAACTCACCGGTCATGCCGAGCCCAAGCAGTTTGACATGGTAACTGTTCTCTTCACCGATTTCAAGGGCTTCACGCAAATTGCCGAAAAACTCAGTGCAAAAGAATTAGTAAGCGAGTTGGATTTTCTATTCAAGAAGTTTGACGAAATAATTTCAAAGTACCCCATAGAAAAAATAAAAACCATTGGCGATTCTTACATGTGCGCAGGCGGATTGCCTGTAGCCAATACTACCAACGCAATGGATGTTACGCTTGCAGCAGTGCAGATACAGCAATTTATGGAAGAACACAACCAACAACAAACCACCAACAATAAACCTGCATTTCAAATTCGCATTGGCATTCACACAGGTCCCATTGTTGCAGGAATTGTGGGCATAAAAAAATTCTCTTACGACATCTGGGGTGATACGGTGAACACCGCTTCACGCATGGAAAGTTCAGGTGAAGCAGGCAAAGTGAATGTTTCGGGAAGCACATACGAACTGGTGAAAGATAAATTCAACTGTATTTACCGAGGAGAAATTGAAGCGAAGCACAAAGGAAAAATTAAAATGTATTTTGTTGAAAGAGCATAA
- a CDS encoding endonuclease domain-containing protein translates to MVFNFKSITELARDLRKNQTPAEAKLWAEVRNRKLNGIKFFRQHPIVYQTQNQRLFFFIADFYSNEISLVIEVDGKIHDYQKDRDEQRDIVMREKGLNVLRFKNEELENIDEVKKKILFFTQA, encoded by the coding sequence TTTTAATTTCAAATCCATTACTGAACTGGCGCGTGATTTAAGAAAGAATCAAACTCCTGCAGAAGCAAAGCTTTGGGCAGAAGTAAGAAACAGGAAACTGAATGGAATAAAATTCTTTCGCCAGCACCCTATCGTTTATCAGACACAAAACCAACGCCTCTTCTTTTTCATTGCTGATTTTTACTCAAATGAAATTTCATTGGTTATTGAAGTTGATGGAAAAATACATGACTATCAAAAAGACAGAGATGAACAAAGAGATATTGTTATGCGGGAAAAAGGATTGAATGTGCTACGATTTAAAAATGAAGAACTGGAAAACATAGATGAGGTAAAAAAGAAAATTTTATTTTTCACTCAAGCATAA